The sequence ACTAGCTGACCTCAAAGAAGAACAAAGAACTCTCAATGCTCAATGGCAATCAGAAAAAGATATCATTAACAAAATTCAAGCTGTCAAAGAAGAAATTGACAGAGTGAATTTAGAGATTCAGCAAGCAGAAAGAGATTATGATTTAAATCGAGCCGCTGAGTTGAAATACGGCAAATTAACTGATTTACATCGGCGATTAGAAACCGCTGAAACAGAATTAGCAAATGCTCAAAGATCAGGTAAATCTTTACTGCGAGAAGAAGTAACCGAAGCTGATATTGCTGAAGTTATTTCTAAATGGACGGGAATTCCTATCAGTAAACTGGTAGAATCAGAAAAAGAAAAGCTATTGCATTTAGAAGACGAACTGCATCACCGCGTCGTGGGACAACAAGAAGCAGTGACAGCAGTCGCAGATGCAATTCAGCGATCGCGCGCAGGACTTGCTGATCCCAATCGTCCCATTGCTAGTTTTATTTTCCTCGGCCCTACGGGTGTAGGTAAAACTGAATTAGCAAAAGCACTAGCGGCGTATATGTTCGACACTGAAGAAGCTTTAGTGCGAATCGATATGTCAGAATATATGGAGAAACATGCTGTTTCTCGGTTAATTGGTGCTCCTCCAGGATACGTTGGTTATGAAGAAGGAGGACAACTCACAGAAGCGATTCGTCGTCGTCCTTACGCAGTCATTCTCTTCGATGAAATCGAGAAAGCTCACCCGGATGTCTTCAATATTTTCCTGCAAATTCTTGATGATGGACGTGTCACCGATGCTCAAGGTCATACCGTAGACTTCAAAAACGCAATTATCATCATGACCAGTAACATCGGCTCCCAGTATATTCTGGATATAGCCGGCGACGACTCCCGCTATGATGAAATGCAACATCGCGTCATGGAAGCAATGCGGAACAGTTTCCGTCCCGAATTTCTCAACCGCATCGATGAGATTATTATCTTCCATACTCTGCAAAAACAAGAACTGCGGCGGATTGTGTTATTGCAATTGGATCGACTCAGAGAAAGATTAAGCGATCGCAAAATGTCATTGCGGCTTTCTGATGCGGCGCTTGACTTTTTAGCAGAGGTAGGATATGACCCAGTGTTTGGAGCGCGTCCATTGAAACGAGCAATTCAGCGCGAGTTAGAAACTCAAATTGCAAAAGCGATTTTACGCGGTGAATTTAACGACGGAGATACGATTTTTGTTGATGTCCAAAATGAGCGTCTGTCTTTTAGTCGCTTACCTGTAGAGGTGTTTAGCAGTTAATTCGGTTCGTTTCGCGCTAAGACGCCAAGACGCAAAGTATTGCTTTGCGTTTTGGCGCGAAAATATAGTAAGCTGCAAAAGGAATTAATTACTATGACCCCAACTCAAGTTAAACAACTAACTTTTACAGAATTTTTAGCTCAATCTCCAGATGATGCTGGAATTTATGAATTAGTTGATGGAGAAATTGTCCAGGTGGATGCAACGAGAGCGCATAAAAATGTAGCTCGGTTTTTAGTCAAAAGTTTTAACAGGGAAACTGAACGTTTAGGACTGGATTACATTGTTGACAAAGATATAGTTGTCAGAACTGTCAACAAAAATGGACAAGAACAAGGAAGAAGACCAGATGTGAGTGTGGTTAGCGGTAGTTTGTGGAACGCCAATGTTTTTGATTACGGCGCCGTCACCGAACCTATCTCGTTAGCTGTAGAAGTTATTTCTACTAATTGGGAAGATGATTATGTGGACAAATTGGATGAATACCAAAGATTAGGAATTAATGAGTATTGGATTGTTGATTATTTAGCGATCGCATCTAGAGCTTACCTTGGTAATCCCAAAATTCCCGCAGTTTTTGTTTATAACTTAATTGATGGTCAATACCAATCGCAAAGATACACTCTTAGCGATCGCATTGTCAGCCAGATTTTTCCCGAACTCACCCTGACTGTTGAGCAAGTTGTCTCCAGCAGTCAACTACGCAAATTGTAACCATCATGTTACATACCGAACATTAATCTCTACGAGTGGGAGGTTACAATACAGAGACTATTTCTGTGTAAGCGATCGCTTTTATGTTGGGTCAGATACTAGATGGACGTTACAAAATTATCCGCGAGTTAGGTGCTGGTGGCTTCGGTCAAACCTATGTCGCTGAAGACATTAAACTTTACAATAATCAGTGCGTCGTCAAGCTACTAAAGCCAATGGCATCTGACCCCATGACTTTGCAAGTAGCTAGGCGGTTATTTGAGTCAGAAGCGCAACTATTACACAAATTGGGTACTCATGACCAAATTCCCCAATTACTGGCGCATTTTGAAGAAAATAAGGAATTTTATTTAGTACAGCAATTTATTGATGGTCATCCGTTAAGCGAGGAACTCACCCCAGGAAAACGGCTAAGTGAAGCTTATGCGATCGCCCTCTTACAGAATATCCTGCAACCTTTATCCTTTGTCCATCAAAATAACGTCGTCCACCGCGATATTAAACCCCCAAACTTAATTCGTCGCCAAAGTGATGGCAAAATTGTATTGATTGACTTTGGGGCAGTGAAACAGATAGGTACTCAAGTAGTCAATGCCCAAGGGCAAACAAAAATGACCGTGAGTATCGGTACTCCTGGATACATGCCCAGCGAACAGAGTCGTGGTAGCCCTAGATTAAGCAGTGACATTTACGCTGTGGGTATGATTGGTATTCAAGCCTTGACAGGGTTAATGCCAGATCAGTTACAAGAAGATGTGCAAACAGCCGAAATTATCTGGCGTCACCTAGTACCCGTTAGCCTCCAGTTTGCAGAGGTTTTAGATATGATGGTACGCTATGACTTTCGCCAGCGCTACCAATCAGCCACAGACGCTTTAGCGGCGGTGCAACAATTAAGCAATCCTCATATTCCACCGACTCAATACTCACCGCCTCTAGGCTACAGGCCGACACCGCCACCAAGCAATTCTCAACCACCGCTATACTCCCCACCACCTTCAGTTCCACCCCAGTATCGCCAAGAAATTCCCCAGACTCCAGGTTACAGCCCATCACCGCAGCCAAGCAATCCTCAGCCCACGCCCCCACCTCCTCTACCTGACACTCCCCCAAAAGTCTCAATGAAATTCACACAAAAAGACTGGGGCCTCTATATTCAGTGGGTGTTAGCGAATATTTTTGGTTACTTCGGAGGAGCCCATTTGTTGTCACTCATCTCCGATATTGCAGGAGATCCTATCCCAGGACTTGCCTTTTGCGGATTACTTGTAGGAATATTGCAATGGATAGTACTGCGACGACAAGTTTCTGTATCTCTGTGGTGGGTATTACCTACTACTTTAGCTGCCCCCTCGACTTACTTATTCGCTACAAAATTTTATATTTATCAGATGCTTACACTCGGTGCTTTCTACGGATTAATAGTTGGTATCGGGCAATGGTTAGTATTGCGGCAACTAGTTAACAAAGCTGGCTGGTGGATTTTAGCGAATGCTTTGGGTGCTGGGTTGAGTTTTATGATATCGGAAATGGTAGATGATAGTATTGGTAGGTTTGGTATTCAATTATTCATTTTATTAGGAATATTACTTGGTATTACGTCAGGAGTAGTATTAGTTTGGTTACTCCGCGACAAGAAAAGTGCAAGCAATAGTTAAATTAATACTAGTTCAAATGATATTTGTTATACATAAATTCTTTGTAGGGGCACGGCACTAGTAAGATAATTTGATATGATAAAAGATTTTGGATGCCGTGCCCCCTCACAAAACATATTTTTCACTGCTGGAATAATACCAAGAAATATTATATATTGGTACTATACACGAGAAATCATATGCAAAAAAATACAAGTGTTACTTTGGGTGAGCATTTTGAGGCATTTATCGCCAGTCAAATCAAAAGCGGACGTTTCAACAATGCCAGTGAAGCAATTCGAGCAGGCCTACGCCTGTTAGAAGAGCGGGAAATAAAGCTTGTGGCTTTGCAACGGGCATTAGTAGAAGGAGAGAATAGCGGATTTACTGACTATTCTCTCTCAGGACTGCTTGCAGAACTTGACCGTGAATAGCTGATGTCACCATTTCGCCTTACTGAATTAGCCAAACAGGACTTGCTATCAATCGGTCGCTACACCCAAAAAACATGGGGAACTGAGCAGAGAAACCGTTATCTTGCTATGTTGAATGACTGCTTTGAT is a genomic window of Fortiea contorta PCC 7126 containing:
- a CDS encoding Uma2 family endonuclease, encoding MTPTQVKQLTFTEFLAQSPDDAGIYELVDGEIVQVDATRAHKNVARFLVKSFNRETERLGLDYIVDKDIVVRTVNKNGQEQGRRPDVSVVSGSLWNANVFDYGAVTEPISLAVEVISTNWEDDYVDKLDEYQRLGINEYWIVDYLAIASRAYLGNPKIPAVFVYNLIDGQYQSQRYTLSDRIVSQIFPELTLTVEQVVSSSQLRKL
- a CDS encoding serine/threonine-protein kinase, with product MLGQILDGRYKIIRELGAGGFGQTYVAEDIKLYNNQCVVKLLKPMASDPMTLQVARRLFESEAQLLHKLGTHDQIPQLLAHFEENKEFYLVQQFIDGHPLSEELTPGKRLSEAYAIALLQNILQPLSFVHQNNVVHRDIKPPNLIRRQSDGKIVLIDFGAVKQIGTQVVNAQGQTKMTVSIGTPGYMPSEQSRGSPRLSSDIYAVGMIGIQALTGLMPDQLQEDVQTAEIIWRHLVPVSLQFAEVLDMMVRYDFRQRYQSATDALAAVQQLSNPHIPPTQYSPPLGYRPTPPPSNSQPPLYSPPPSVPPQYRQEIPQTPGYSPSPQPSNPQPTPPPPLPDTPPKVSMKFTQKDWGLYIQWVLANIFGYFGGAHLLSLISDIAGDPIPGLAFCGLLVGILQWIVLRRQVSVSLWWVLPTTLAAPSTYLFATKFYIYQMLTLGAFYGLIVGIGQWLVLRQLVNKAGWWILANALGAGLSFMISEMVDDSIGRFGIQLFILLGILLGITSGVVLVWLLRDKKSASNS
- a CDS encoding type II toxin-antitoxin system ParD family antitoxin, which encodes MQKNTSVTLGEHFEAFIASQIKSGRFNNASEAIRAGLRLLEEREIKLVALQRALVEGENSGFTDYSLSGLLAELDRE